The following nucleotide sequence is from Streptomyces pactum.
CAGCACCGCCTGGATGCCGACCAGCTGGAGCGCGATGTACGGCATGGTGGCGAGGATGCCGGTGACCGCGACGGCCAGCGACAGCCCCTTGGAGCCGAACCGGCCACGGACGAAGTCGGAGGTGGTGACGTACCCGTGCCGGTGCGAGACCGACCACAGCCGGGGCAGGAAGGTGAAGATCAGCGGGTAGACCAGGATGGTGTACGGGACGGCGAAGAAGCCGGCCGCACCGGCCGCGTACACCGCGGCCGGGACCGCCACGAAGGTGTAGGCGGTGTACAGGTCGCCGCCGAGCAGGAACCAGGTGATCCAGGTGCCGAAGCTGCGGCCGCCCAGCCCCCATTCGTCGAGGTTGTTCGCGTTCTCCGCCGCACGCCACCGGGCGGCCAGGAACCCCATGACCGTCACCGCGAGGAAGAAGAAGATGAAGACGGCGAGCGCGACGCCGTTGACGTCGTTCTTCATCGGGCGCCCCCTTCCCCGCGGGCCCGCCGCTCACGGCGGACCAGGATGTACGCGACCCAGGTCAGCAGGGCCGACAGCGGTACCCACAACATCTGGTACCAGTAGAAGAACGGGATGCCCCACAGGGTGGGTTCGATCTTCGCGTACGAGTCGACCCACACCATGGCGACGAAAGGCGCCAGCAGGCACAGGCCGACCACCACCCGCGAGACGGTGATGACCCCCCTGGTGTCGCGTGCACCGGATGTTCCAGGCATGACGGCACGATCCCTTCGGTTGTTCTCCGGTGGCAATGACCAGGGAATCTAATGCGGTGCCCGGTGCGCTGTCACCACCCGTCATAAATAAGTTCGGTAATCAACCGTTCCGGTTTATCTGTCCGGAGTTCGACGGGATGGGGAAATTGGCCTGGACCATTCCGGTGGCAGTCGATCGACCTCACTTCCCGTCGGGACCGGCTCGGCGCAACCGTGTGCGGTGCGGTGGGGGAACGGCGCGGAAGACCGGCTCGGCCGTCCCGGGGTCACGCATCACCGCTGGTGAGTGGCGTCATGGGTGCGGCGCCGGTGGGCGCGGTGGGCATGCCGCACATCGCCTCTGACACCTGCGGGAGTTCGGACGGGGAGAACGCTCACGCCGATTGACGGGGTGCCGCGCGCAACGCCCACCCGGTGATGGCGGCATGCCGGGTGGAATTCCGCCGGCCGCACCGTCCTTACCCCGGCTGCGCCATTTATACGCAACCGGGCAAAGGAAATTTCCGCGAGCCGCACGAACGACAAGGGGCGCAAATTCCGGACCCGGGCCATCGGCGAGCCCGGCAACCGGACCCGGGCCCTGCGCGACCCGTGGTGGAGGACCGGAAATTCCGCGGCGAAGTGCTCCGGTGGCGGCAAGGGCACCGGTGAGGTCGAATGCGAGAGCCACGAGCGCCTTCGGTGACCCGGGTGGCGGCGTGCGGCCGTCCGCTCCGGCGGGGCCGTTGCCGCGGCACTCCGGGGGGACCGGTCTCCCGCGTCCGGCCGGATGCAGGGGTGTCGGCACGTTCCGTGTGGCGGTCCGGCGTTCGGCTTCGGCTTCGGACGGCCGGCGTTCGGCTTCGGGCGGCCGGCGGCGCTCCGGGCGAGGGTGGTGAGATCCGGGACCCTCCGGCCCGCCGCCCCTCCCTCGCGCCCGTGGTCCGGTCCTGCGAGGCCGTGCACCGCGGACCCGGCCCCGCACGCCGATGAGATGGCGCCGGTTCGGGGTCGGTGGAGGGCGGGCCCGGGGGAGCGTCGTGCTCCGGCCACCGTCACCGGCGACCGGCCGGTCACCGCCAGAGGGCCACCGCATTCGGGTCACACCGCCCTTGGGGTCGCGCCGCCTGCGGGTCACGGCCGCCGGCCGGCGCGGCACCGGGCAAAGCCCTCGGCCGCCTGTGGCCCGTGGTGGGTTCATCCACGTCCCGCGCGTGGTGCGTCCGGCCGCGGGCCGGGGCGTCCGGCCTGCGTGGCGCCACCACCACGGCGCCCGGCCGCGCAGGTGCGCGGCACCGCGGCCCCGGGCGGGCTCAGGCGTCCGGCCGCTTGAGGCGGGCGACGAACTTGTAGCGGTCGCCCCGGTAGACCGAGCGCACCCATTCCACCGGTGCGCCGCCCGCGTCCAGCGAGTGCCGGGAGAGCATCAGCATGGGCAGGCCGACGTCGGTGCCGAGCAGGCCGGCCTCGCGCGGGGTGGCCAGCGAGGTCTCGATGGTCTCCTCGGCCTCGGCCAGGCGTACGTCGTAGACCTCGGCCAGCGCGGTGTACAGCGAGGAGTACTTGACCAGGCTGCGCCGCAGGGCGGGGAAACGCTTCGCCGACAGGTGGGTGGTCTCGATGGCCATCGGTTCCCCGCTGGCCAGCCGCAGCCGTTCGATGCGCAGCACCCGGCCGCCGGCGGTGATGTCCAGCAGCCCGGCCAGCCGGTCGTCGGCGGTCACGTAGCCGATGTCCAGCAGCTGGGAGGTGGGCTCCAGCCCCTGCGCCTTCATGTCCTCGGTGTAGGAGGTCAGTTGCAGCGCCTGGGACACCTTGGGCTTGGCGACGAAGGTGCCCTTGCCCTGGATGCGCTCCAGGCGGCCCTCCACCACCAGCTCCTGGAGCGCCTGCCGGACCGTGGTCCGGGAGGTGTCGAACTCCGCGGCGAGGGTGCGCTCGGGAGGGACCGGGGTGCCGGGCGGCAGTGTCTCGGTCATCTCCAGCAAATGCCTCTTGAGCCGGTAATACTTGGGCACGCGAGCGGTGCGCCCCCCGCCGGCCCCGCCGCTGTTCTCGGCCGCGGCGCCGACCGTGTCCCCGTCGCTCCCCATGGCGCGCCTTCCCGACTCCTGTCCTGCTGCCGTCACCGGCTCCTCCGTCTTCAGCGGCTCACATCGTGGCACGGTCCGGCCCCAGGCGACCTGGCAGCTCAGATGTCCTCAGATGTCGGTCCGATAACGGACCTGACAGCGACTCTTATACACCCTTGACACCCCTAAAGGTCTAGGCCAAGCTGCGGGGCACTGGTCTAAACCATTAACCATTAAAGACCACATTCAGTCCCTTGAGGAGAGTGCTGTGAAGCGTGGGCTCATAGCGGCGACGGGTGTCGCGGCCTTGCTGATGAGCGTCGCGGCCTGTGGGTCCGACGACAAGGACGACAAGAAGTCGGGCGCGGACGGCTTCAAGGGCCAGACGCTCACCGTCTGGGCCATGGACGGCTCCACCCCCGACCAGTGGACCAAGGATGTCACCGCCGCCTTCGAGAAGAAGACCGGCGCCAAGATCAAGTGGGAAACCCAGGCTTGGAACAACATCCAGCAGAAGATCACCACGGCGCTGTCGGAGTCCAACCCGCCGGACGTCCTGGAGATCGGTAACACCCAGACGCCCGCCTACGCGCGCACCGGCGGCCTCGCCGACCTCAGCGACCTCAAGGAGTCGATCGGGGTCAACTGGACCAAGTCGATGAACGAGTCGTCGGTCTTCGACGGCACCCAGTACGCGGCCCCCTGGTTCGTGGTCAACCGCGTCGTCATCTACAACAAGAGGATCTGGGAAGAAGCGGGCATCAAGGAGATCCCCAAGACCCGCACCGAGTTCTTCAAGGCCCTGGACACCATCGACAAGAAGACCGACGCCGAGCCGATCTACATGCCCGGCCAGAACTGGTACTTCTTCGACGGCCTCACCATCGGCGCCGACGCCAACCTGGTGAAGAAGAAGGGCGACAAGTGGGTGTCCAACCTCTCCGACCCCAAGGTCGGCAAGGCGATGGACATCTACAAGCAGTACCACTCCTTCAGCAAGGCGCCCAAGAACAAGGACGAGGCCACCCCGCAGCAGGCCGAGGTCTTCGCCAAGGGCAAGACCGGCGCCATGATCGGCATGGGCTGGGAAGCCGCCACCGCGATCAAGGTCGAGCCGAAGATCGAGAAGGACATCGGCTACTTCACCATCCCGGGTGAGACCGCCGACAAGCCCGAGGGCGTCTTCCTCGGCGGCTCCAACCTCGCGGTCGCCGAGGGCAGCGACAAGAAGGAGCTCGCCAAGGAGTTCCTGAAGATCGCCCTCTCCGACAAGTTCGAGAGCCAGCTCGCCAAGGAAGGCGGCGTCATTCCGAACAAGGAGTCGCTGATGGGCGCGCTCGACGGCAACCCCGCCGCCGAGGCCGCCGCGCCGGCGTCGAAGTTCGGTGGCACCACCCCGCTGATCCCCGAGTGGGCCCCGGTGGAGAACGCCCCGAACCCCATCAAGACCTACATGACCGCGGTGCTCAACGGTAAGTCGCACGCGGAGGCGGCGGCCTCGGTCGAGGACGAGATGAACAAGCGCCTCAGCCAGGAGCAGTAAGCAGATGGCAAGCACGTCGGTGCAGACCGAGAAGGTGGACACCGGTCCGCCGGCCGACGGCCGCACGAGCGCGGGGCCGCACAGCGGCCCCGCCCGCGGGCGTCACCGGCTCGCCGGCACCGCCCCCTACCTGCTGCTGCTCCCCGCCGTCGCGGTGACGCTGCTGTTCCTGGGCTACCCGCTGGTGAAGAACGGCATGCTGTCGTTCCAGAACCTCAACATGCGGCAGCTCATCCAGCACGCCACCGAGTGGAACGGCGTGGACAACTACCGCGAGACCCTGACCAGCGACAAGTTCTGGCAGGTCGTGAAGCGCTCGGTGCTCTTCACCGCGGTCAACGTCATCCTGATCATGGTGCTGGGCACCCTGATCGGGCTGCTGCTCGCCCGGCTCGGCAACAAGATGCGGACGTTGCTGATGTTCGGGCTGGTGCTCGCCTGGGCCATGCCCATCATCGCCGCCACCACCGTCTACCAGTGGCTCTTCGCCCAGCGCTTCGGCGTCGTCAACTGGGTCCTGGACAAGCTCGGCTGGCACTCCATGGCCGACTACGACTGGACCGGCAGCCAGTTCTCCACCTTCTTCGTGGTCACCCTGCTGATCGTCTGGCAGTCCATCCCGTTCGTGGCGATCAACCTGTACGCGGCCACCACCACCATTCCCAAGGAGCTGTACGAGGCGGCGTCCATGGACGGGGCCGGGGTCTGGAAGTGCTTCACCTCGGTGACCTTCCCCTACCTCAAGCCCTTCCTGCTGGCCACCACGTTCCTTGAGGTGATCTGGGTCTTCAAGGCGTTCCCGCAGATCTTCGCGATCAACGAGGGCGGTCCGGACCGGCTCACCGAGACCCTGCCCGTCTACGCCTTCGTCGAGGGCGTCGGCAACCAGCACTACGGCATGGGAGCGGCGATCTCGATCCTCACCATCCTCATCCTGCTGGGTCTGACCGCCTACTACCTGCGCATCGTGCTCAAGCAAGAGAAGGAGGAGGAGCGGTGAAGCGCTCTTGGCTGGGGAGGATCTGGCCGGGAACCCTCGCCGTCGTCCTCTTCGTCTTCTTCGCGTTCCCCGTGTACTGGATGTTCAGCACGGCGCTCAAACCGACCTCGCAGATCATCTCCGAGGACCCGGTGTGGTTCCCCGACGCGCCCACCCTGGAGCACTTCCGGACCGCGGTGAACGCCGACCACTTCTGGACCCTGGTTCGCAACTCCTTGACCGTCACCGTGCTGGCGGTGGTGTTCTCCCTGCTCATCGCCCTGCTGGCGTCGTTCGCGATCGCCCGCATGCGGTTCAAGGGCCGGCGCGGCTTCATCCTGGCCTTCATGATCGCGCAGATGGCCCCCTGGGAGGTCATGGTCATCGCGATCTACATGCTGGTCCGGGACGGGGACATGCTCAACAGCCTGGTCCCGCTGACCCTCTTCTACATGGTCATGGTGCTGCCCTTCACCGTCCTGACGCTGCGCGGCTTCGTCGCCGCGGTGCCCAAGGAGCTGGAGGAGTCGGCGATGGTGGACGGCTGCACCCGTCCGCAGGCGTTCATCAAGGTGATCTTCCCGCTGCTCGCCCCCGGCCTGATGGCCACCTCGCTGTTCGGCTTCATCACCGCTTGGAACGAATTCCCGCTGGTGCTGATCCTGAACAAGGACGCCGAGGCCCAGACCCTGCCACTGTGGCTGTCGCAGTTCCAGACGGCCTTCGGTGACGACTGGGGCGCCACCATGGCCGCGGCCTCGCTCTTCGCGATTCCGATCCTGCTGCTCTTCCTGTTCCTGCAACGCAAGGCGGTCGGCGGTCTCACCGCTGGCGCAGTGAAGGGATGACACCTTCCATGACCACCTTGGAC
It contains:
- a CDS encoding extracellular solute-binding protein; protein product: MKRGLIAATGVAALLMSVAACGSDDKDDKKSGADGFKGQTLTVWAMDGSTPDQWTKDVTAAFEKKTGAKIKWETQAWNNIQQKITTALSESNPPDVLEIGNTQTPAYARTGGLADLSDLKESIGVNWTKSMNESSVFDGTQYAAPWFVVNRVVIYNKRIWEEAGIKEIPKTRTEFFKALDTIDKKTDAEPIYMPGQNWYFFDGLTIGADANLVKKKGDKWVSNLSDPKVGKAMDIYKQYHSFSKAPKNKDEATPQQAEVFAKGKTGAMIGMGWEAATAIKVEPKIEKDIGYFTIPGETADKPEGVFLGGSNLAVAEGSDKKELAKEFLKIALSDKFESQLAKEGGVIPNKESLMGALDGNPAAEAAAPASKFGGTTPLIPEWAPVENAPNPIKTYMTAVLNGKSHAEAAASVEDEMNKRLSQEQ
- a CDS encoding carbohydrate ABC transporter permease, with protein sequence MKRSWLGRIWPGTLAVVLFVFFAFPVYWMFSTALKPTSQIISEDPVWFPDAPTLEHFRTAVNADHFWTLVRNSLTVTVLAVVFSLLIALLASFAIARMRFKGRRGFILAFMIAQMAPWEVMVIAIYMLVRDGDMLNSLVPLTLFYMVMVLPFTVLTLRGFVAAVPKELEESAMVDGCTRPQAFIKVIFPLLAPGLMATSLFGFITAWNEFPLVLILNKDAEAQTLPLWLSQFQTAFGDDWGATMAAASLFAIPILLLFLFLQRKAVGGLTAGAVKG
- a CDS encoding GntR family transcriptional regulator, translated to MGSDGDTVGAAAENSGGAGGGRTARVPKYYRLKRHLLEMTETLPPGTPVPPERTLAAEFDTSRTTVRQALQELVVEGRLERIQGKGTFVAKPKVSQALQLTSYTEDMKAQGLEPTSQLLDIGYVTADDRLAGLLDITAGGRVLRIERLRLASGEPMAIETTHLSAKRFPALRRSLVKYSSLYTALAEVYDVRLAEAEETIETSLATPREAGLLGTDVGLPMLMLSRHSLDAGGAPVEWVRSVYRGDRYKFVARLKRPDA
- a CDS encoding carbohydrate ABC transporter permease, whose product is MASTSVQTEKVDTGPPADGRTSAGPHSGPARGRHRLAGTAPYLLLLPAVAVTLLFLGYPLVKNGMLSFQNLNMRQLIQHATEWNGVDNYRETLTSDKFWQVVKRSVLFTAVNVILIMVLGTLIGLLLARLGNKMRTLLMFGLVLAWAMPIIAATTVYQWLFAQRFGVVNWVLDKLGWHSMADYDWTGSQFSTFFVVTLLIVWQSIPFVAINLYAATTTIPKELYEAASMDGAGVWKCFTSVTFPYLKPFLLATTFLEVIWVFKAFPQIFAINEGGPDRLTETLPVYAFVEGVGNQHYGMGAAISILTILILLGLTAYYLRIVLKQEKEEER
- a CDS encoding DUF3311 domain-containing protein, coding for MPGTSGARDTRGVITVSRVVVGLCLLAPFVAMVWVDSYAKIEPTLWGIPFFYWYQMLWVPLSALLTWVAYILVRRERRARGEGGAR